The following proteins come from a genomic window of Sesamum indicum cultivar Zhongzhi No. 13 linkage group LG10, S_indicum_v1.0, whole genome shotgun sequence:
- the LOC105172308 gene encoding uncharacterized protein LOC105172308, translating into MEVYVDDMLVKSRRSQEHLVPRASIQYDEVLRRTKNFEWSGECDKALQELKEYLTKPPLLSNPKEGETLFLYLGVSENAVSSVLVREEGNNQNPIYYVSKMLQGAESRYSEMEKLALALVVTARKLRPYFQSHKVVVLTNHPLKHVMSRPEASGRLIEWAVEWGQYDVDYQPRTAQKAQVLADFVIEFSSDPKSPLAAEEQISKWMLHVDGSSNANNGGAGILIQGPKGVEIEVAAEAEYEALILGLELAYEAGTRDLEVFTDSQLIALQIEGTYLEQKMTRRTPYPNLELQWTGLEIARLQPWSVSDQLSRAEEVQVVFEAESWKDEIVKYLEDGTLPADPVAAKRVKFRAARFTMLSGQLYKRIVDEPLLKCLDKERALYVMREIHEGSCGNHSGARSLAQKITRQGYFWPTLVKDSRDLWGIDIVGPFPPTQAQKKFIIVAVEYFSKWVKAKAVAKISEKEVINFIWKNIICRFGIPRVLISDNGTQFQGRKITEWCKELKIAQHFTAVANPQANGQTEVTNRTILQHLKTRLENKGSWVDELPGVLWAYRTTPRSASGETPFCLVYGTEAIILAEIGEESQRVALYDPESNQNERSFDLNVIKEKRDAAHARILHHKGLMMKSHDRKI; encoded by the exons ATGGAAGTATACGTTGATGATATGCTGGTCAAGAGCAGGAGGTCGCAGGAGCATCTAGTACCTCGCGCAAGCATTCAGTATGATGAG GTTTTGCGAAGGACCAAGAACTTTGAATGGAGTGGCGAATGTGATAAGGCGTTGCAAGAATTGAAAGAGTATCTAACAAAGCCCCCTTTGCTCTCAAATCCGAAGGAAGGGGAGACGCTGTTTTTGTATTTGGGAGTATCTGAGAATGCGGTCAGCTCAGTGTTGGTGAGAGAAGAAGGAAACAATCAAAACCCGATCTATTATGTTAGCAAGATGCTTCAGGGCGCTGAGTCAAGATATTCTGAGATGGAGAAGCTAGCCCTTGCTTTAGTTGTCACAGCTCGAAAATTGCGACCTTACTTCCAATCGCATAAAGTGGTGGTGCTGACGAATCACCCCCTCAAACACGTGATGTCGCGACCCGAGGCCTCCGGGAGACTAATTGAATGGGCCGTGGAATGGGGCCAATATGATGTAGATTACCAACCCAGGACCGCGCAGAAAGCGCAAGTGCTGGCGGACTTTGTGATAGAGTTCTCCAGCGATCCCAAGTCACCTTTGGCTGCTGAAGAACAAATTTCGAAATGGATGCTGCACGTGGACGGTTCCTCAAACGCTAACAATGGAGGAGCGGGCATATTGATCCAAGGGCCCAAGGGAGTTGAGATCGAGGTAGCAGCTGAGGCGGAATATGAAGCGCTCATCTTGGGGTTAGAACTCGCCTACGAAGCTGGAACCAGAGACCTGGAGGTTTTCACAGATTCCCAGTTAATTGCTTTACAAATTGAGGGAAC GTACCTAGAACAGAAAATGACAAGGCGGACACCTTATCCAAATTTGGAGCTGCAATGGACGGGATTAGAGATTGCAAGATTACAGCCTTGGTCCGTGAGCGATCAGCTCTCTCGAGCAGAGGAGGTACAGGTGGTCTTTGAAGCTGAGTCGTGGAAGGATGAAATTGTCAAGTACCTTGAGGACGGCACCTTGCCCGCCGATCCCGTTGCTGCGAAAAGAGTAAAGTTTCGAGCTGCTCGGTTCACCATGCTATCAGGTCAACTCTACAAGCGAATAGTGGATGAGCCCCTCTTAAAATGTTTAGACAAGGAGAGAGCCCTTTACGTGATGCGCGAGATCCACGAAGGAAGCTGCGGGAACCATTCTGGTGCGAGGTCGCTAGCACAAAAGATCACGCGGCAAGGATACTTTTGGCCGACCCTGGTCAAAGACTCTAGAGACTTG TGGGGAATTGACATTGTTGGACCTTTTCCCCCCACTCAAGCTCAGaagaaattcatcattgtGGCGGTAGAATACTTCTCCAAGTGGGTCAAAGCGAAGGCCGTGGCCAAGATATCCGAAAAGGAAGTCATTAACTTCATTTGGAAGAACATCATTTGCAGGTTTGGAATACCTAGAGTTCTAATATCTGACAATGGCACCCAGTTTCAGGGAAGGAAGATTACAGAATGGTGCAAGGAACTCAAGATCGCGCAACATTTTACAGCGGTCGCGAACCCACAAGCGAACGGACAAACAGAAGTGACTAACAGGACGATCTTGCAGCACCTGAAGACGCGCCTCGAGAACAAAGGATCGTGGGTTGACGAGCTGCCTGGAGTTCTGTGGGCTTACCGCACAACTCCACGATCCGCCTCGGGCGAAACCCCCTTCTGCTTGGTGTACGGAACAGAAGCTATTATCCTGGCAGAAATCGGAGAGGAGTCCCAAAGAGTCGCATTATATGACCCTGAAAGCAACCAAAACGAGCGAAGTTTCGATCTCAACGTGATCAAGGAGAAGAGGGATGCGGCACATGCCCGAATCCTGCACCATAAAGGGTTGATGATGAAGAGCCACGACCGCAAAATTTGA
- the LOC105172309 gene encoding uncharacterized protein LOC105172309, whose product MDKAPPSGNNAPTKGVIYTIVGGSSSGDSSRTRKRCARTMSLSRGREFILKVEEEEAISFDSSDRPKESGDMNDPMVIKLDIVNFIVHKVLIDSGSSTDIIFKSVVDKMGLENARLEPVKTPLVGFGGSEVASLGTIELPVSMGEAPRRKTLIVKFLVVDTPFAYNVILRSGLNLFRAVISTYFMKMKFPTENGTGEVTSDLREARKCYNLTLKGEPKQKKMRIKEDAEPRPYEAEHLKPSDEYKVVQLVPDEPDKTTRIGANMKEREMAMIEFLRSYVDMFAWSPLDFTGINPEVIVHRLNVDPMARPIQQRKRSFGSDKNEVIKQEVDKLLKVGYVSEIQYTNWLSNVVLVPKSSGKWRMCVDFTDLNKACPKDPYPLPRIDVMVDSTAGFEIFSMMDAYQGHYQIRMAEENRDQTSFITDKGIYCYNMMPFGLKNAGATY is encoded by the coding sequence ATGGATAAAGCCCCACCCAGCGGAAACAATGCACCAACCAAAGGAGTGATCTACACTATTGTAGGGGGCTCGAGCTCGGGTGATTCGAGCAGGACCAGAAAGAGGTGCGCTAGAACCATGAGCTTGAGCAGAGGAAGAGAGTTCATCCTAAAAGTTGAGGAGGAAGAAGCTATTTCCTTTGATAGTTCAGACAGACCGAAAGAGAGTGGAGACATGAACGACCCGATGGTCATCAAGCTAGATATCGTGAATTTTATTGTTCATAAAGTGCTGATCGACAGTGGGAGCTCAACAGACATCATATTTAAAAGTGTGGTTGATAAAATGGGGTTAGAGAATGCCCGCCTCGAACCAGTGAAGACCCCTTTGGTGGGATTTGGAGGAAGTGAGGTAGCATCGCTAGGCACGATCGAGTTGCCAGTATCAATGGGTGAAGCGCCTAGGCGAAAGACGTTGATAGTGAAGTTCTTAGTGGTTGATACCCCGTTCGCGTACAATGTGATTTTAAGATCAGGCTTAAATTTGTTCAGAGCCGTCATCTCCACTTATttcatgaaaatgaaattcccAACAGAGAATGGGACAGGAGAAGTCACTAGCGACCTGAGGGAGGCTCGTAAATGTTACAACCTAACACTGAAGGGGGAGcccaaacaaaagaaaatgagaatcaAGGAAGATGCTGAGCCTCGGCCTTATGAAGCAGAACATTTAAAACCCAGCGATGAGTACAAGGTAGTACAGCTCGTACCAGATGAGCCAGACAAAACTACCAGGATAGGAGCGAACATGAAGGAAAGGGAGATGGCCATGATTGAGTTTTTAAGAAGTTACGTTGACATGTTCGCCTGGAGCCCGTTAGACTTTACGGGGATCAACCCTGAGGTCATTGTGCACAGACTGAACGTCGATCCAATGGCCCGACCGATACAGCAGAGGAAGAGGTCATTTGGTAGTGATAAGAATGAGGTCATCAAGCAGGAGGTTGACAAACTACTTAAAGTCGGGTATGTATCTGAGATCCAATACACTAATTGGCTTTCTAACGTAGTGCTTGTCCCCAAATCCTCCGGGAAATGGCGCATGTGTGTCGATTTCACAGATCTGAATAAAGCTTGCCCGAAGGATCCTTACCCCTTGCCAAGGATCGATGTCATGGTAGACTCAACGGCGGGGTTCGAAATATTTTCGATGATGGACGCCTATCAGGGGCATTATCAGATTCGCATGGCTGAAGAAAACAGAGATCAGACCTCGTTCATCACTGACAAGGGGATCTATTGCTACAACATGATGCCATTCGGTCTGAAGAATGCGGGCGCAACATACTAA
- the LOC105172310 gene encoding uncharacterized protein LOC105172310, giving the protein MAEQRKKAGGRGKGFGAQMSDEPSSTMAKSKHSNLADLVRMEMKKYMKEEIPLHPLKINYAQLDNFAGSSAISAFGLSNSWIIDSGATHHICADFKLFHSYTKLTNPMIIHLPHGHSQSVSHIGSLHLCSRIELTQVLHIPSFSDQKTNRVLATAHLIRNLYILESVSIPTKSGSPTYTPYSCIADLNQSDLWHQRLGHLSHNSIKHIGDLSQLNHTLKPCDICPLAKMCKLPFESSKMRTKYVFSLIHLDIWGPYREPTTSGIFFEILGLFINLAVLILQNKMESWSVPIAVLNWKTPYEVLYDKPPTYSHLRTIGYLCFAIKPEPHVSKFDKRASRCVFFGYPSGEKAYRRYDLETKSTFVSRNVQFRENCFPFASVQASTQRIPLAVIPLTDDDLEDSTSIPRTSSSPSFSIPPDQYSFSPSPAILRSMRSHNKPAWLNDFICHLPSLDQSPVITSYDPAYMGFVSSLSILQEPRTYRAAASIPHWTEAMRWEIAALEQNHTWEIEGVDYTERFSPVAKSVTVRLFFDLTTAFQWPLHQVDINNAFLHGYLGNLHLISQVKVYLYGLFSIKDLGCARYFLGLQIARSAADIIRDCGLQSAKPVATRLPSGIKLHSASVAPLADPERYRRLVGRLLYLCFT; this is encoded by the exons ATGGCTGAACAGAGAAAGAAAGCTGGAGGTAGGGGGAAAGGTTTCGGTGCTCAAATGTCTGATGAGCCTAGTTCGACGATGGCTAAAAGCAAGCACTCTAACCTAGCTGATTTAGTGCGTATGGAGATGAAGAAATACATGAAGGAGGAAATACCACTTCATCCTTTAAAGATCAACTATGCACAGCTCGACAATTTTGCAGGTAGCAGTGCAATTTCTGCCTTTGGTCTTTCTAATTCTTGGATAATAGACAGTGGTGCAACACATCACATATGTGCAGATTTTAAACTGTTCCATTCTTACACTAAACTCACTAACCCAATGATCATACACCTGCCTCATGGACACTCACAATCAGTTTCACACATTGGTTCATTGCATCTTTGTTCCAGAATCGAACTGACCCAAGTCCTTCATATTCCTTCATTCTCA GACCAGAAGACTAATAGAGTTCTTGCTACGGCACACTTGATTAGAAATCTTTACATTTTAGAATCAGTTTCTATACCTACGAAATCTGGGTCTCCTACCTATACTCCTTACTCTTGCATTGCTGATTTGAATCAATCTGACCTTTGGCATCAGAGACTAGGACATTTGTCCCATAATTCTATAAAACATATTGGTGATTTGTCGCAGCTGAATCACACTCTAAAACCTTGTGATATATGTCCACTTGCTAAAATGTGTAAACTGCCTTTTGAATCCAGCAAAATGCGAACAAAATATGTGTTCTCTCTTATTCATCTTGACATTTGGGGGCCATATAGGGAGCCTACTACATCTGG CATTTTCTTCGAAATTCTGGGATTGTTCATCAACTTAGCTGTGCTTATACTCCAGAACAAAATGGAGTCGTGGAGC GTTCCAATAGCAGTTTTAAACTGGAAAACTCCATATGAGGTGTTATATGACAAGCCTCCCACATATTCTCATCTCCGTACAATTGGCTATTTGTGTTTTGCCATTAAACCTGAACCTCATGTTTCGAAATTTGATAAGAGGGCATCTAGATGTGTATTCTTCGGTTATCCTAGTGGAGAAAAGGCATATAGACGTTATGATCTTGAAACTAAATCCACCTTTGTTTCCAGAAATGTTCAGTTTCGTGAaaattgtttcccttttgctTCGGTCCAGGCATCCACTCAACGTATACCACTGGCAGTTATCCCCTTAACTGATGATGATCTTGAGGATAGTACTTCCATTCCTAGGACATCTTCTTCTCCCTCGTTTTCAATCCCTCCTGATCAGTATTCATTTAGTCCTTCCCCTGCAATTCTCAGGTCCATGCGAAGCCACAATAAGCCTGCGTGGCTTAATGACTTCATCTGTCATCTTCCTTCACTTGATCAATCTCCTGTCATCACTTCTTATGATCCTGCATATATGGGATTTGTGTCTTCACTTTCTATCTTGCAAGAGCCTAGAACATACAGGGCAGCAGCTTCCATCCCCCATTGGACTGAGGCCATGCGATGGGAAATTGCAGCCTTGGAACAAAATCATACTTGGGAG ATAGAGGGTGTGGATTACACAGAGAGATTTTCACCTGTGGCCAAATCTGTAACAGTACGTTTGTTCTTTGATTTGACTACAGCTTTTCAATGGCCCCTTCACCAAGTCGATATCAACAACGCTTTCCTCCACGGGTATCTCGGAAATCTTCACCTCATTTCTCAAGTCAAGGTGTATCTTTATGGCCTATTCAGTATCAAGGACTTAGGTTGTGCACGCTATTTTCTTGGCTTACAAATTGCACGCTCTGCAGCTGACATTATTCGTGACTGTGGTCTCCAATCGGCCAAGCCTGTGGCTACTCGCTTGCCCTCTGGAATTAAACTCCATTCTGCTTCTGTTGCTCCTCTTGCTGATCCAGAACGTTACAGACGTTTAGTTGGGCGTTTATTGTACTTATGTTTCACTTGA